One genomic segment of Phalacrocorax carbo chromosome Z, bPhaCar2.1, whole genome shotgun sequence includes these proteins:
- the PGAP4 gene encoding post-GPI attachment to proteins factor 4 encodes MLHQAWQLYGRWCRWSSPFIHLLTLTVVTFGVLAPLICHRLLHSYFYLRCWHLNPMSQEFLEQNQQEGQAALHYFEKLHIPNASEDSGSDAFQPLLLVTIITVQRRNDFHYVLQVASHFHRLLQKCGAHCQSHRILLCNVESDPSSHQDVRLLSSFFPVVSRDKTGEIPDPRVNQFEKEKQDYVFCLEQSLLVYNPEYILIVEDDAVPEEEIFVVLQHFLSARFSKPYLRDALYFKLYHPERLQRYFNPEPMRILEWLGLGMFLGPVLNCVYSWATGHRGLSWPIVLFFGLYSMALSELVGRHYMLELRRLAPVLYNIVPVTECCTPAMLFSAPSARRALGYLKELHCRQGFAKDIALYSLLRAKGENAYVVEPNLVRHVGMYSSLRLNDNPKLL; translated from the coding sequence ATGTTACACCAAGCCTGGCAGCTGTATGGGAGGTGGTGTCGTTGGTCCAGTCCTTTTATCCATCTCCTCACATTGACTGTGGTGACATTTGGTGTGCTCGCACCTTTGATTTGCCACCGGCTCCTTCACTCTTACTTCTATTTGCGGTGCTGGCACCTGAACCCCATGAGCCAGGAGTTCCTGGAGCAGAACCAGCAGGAGGGCCAGGCTGCCCTCCATTACTTTGAGAAGCTGCACATACCAAATGCCTCTGAGGACTCTGGCAGtgatgccttccagcccttgcTGCTGGTCACCATCATCACTGTGCAGAGGCGGAATGATTTCCACTATGTCTTGCAAGTGGCCTCCCACTTCCACCGCCTCCTCCAGAAATGTGGTGCCCATTGCCAGAGTCACCGCATCCTCCTCTGTAATGTGGAGTCAGACCCTAGTAGCCATCAGGACGTAAGGTTGCTGAgcagcttctttcctgtggtCAGTCGTGACAAAACTGGGGAGATCCCTGACCCCAGAGTGAACCAGTTTgagaaggagaagcaggacTACGTCTTCTGCCTTGAGCAGTCGCTGTTGGTGTACAACCCAGAATACATCCTCATAGTGGAAGATGATGCTGTGCCAGAGGAGGAGATATTCGTTGTCTTGCAGCACTTCTTGTCGGCCCGGTTCTCCAAACCATACCTCAGAGACGCACTCTACTTCAAGCTCTACCATCCCGAGAGGCTTCAGCGCTACTTCAACCCCGAACCCATGAGAATCCTTGAGTGGCTAGGTCTGGGCATGTTTCTGGGGCCCGTGCTGAACTGCGTGTACTCCTGGGCAACTGGGCACCGAGGCCTCAGTTGGCCCATTGTCTTGTTCTTTGGTTTGTACAGTATGGCTTTGTCAGAGCTGGTGGGACGGCACTACATGCTGGAGCTGCGCCGGCTGGCCCCTGTGCTGTATAATATTGTGCCGGTCACTGAGTGCTGCACGCCTGCCatgctcttctctgctccctctgcccgACGTGCCTTAGGCTACCTGAAGGAGCTGCACTGCCGCCAGGGTTTTGCTAAGGATATTGCCCTCTACTCGCTGCTGCGTGCCAAGGGGGAGAACGCCTATGTGGTAGAACCCAACCTGGTCCGGCATGTGGGAATGTATTCCAGCCTTCGGCTAAATGACAACCCAAAACTGCTGTGA